One Kitasatospora sp. MAP12-44 DNA segment encodes these proteins:
- a CDS encoding DeoR/GlpR family DNA-binding transcription regulator, which produces MFAAERRQLILEMVRANGAVSLRELARVVQTSEVTVRRDVRALEAEGLLDRRHGGAVLPGGFSREPGYPQKTHLAAAEKSAIADLAATLVEEGDAVVIGAGTTTQELARRLARVPGLTVVTNSLLVAQALAHANRVEVVMTGGTLRGSNYALVGSGAEQSLHGLRVTKAFVSGSGLTAERGLSTTNMLSASVDRALVQSAAEVIVLADHTKLGADTMFQTVPTDAITRLVTDEHTAGHDPTARELDALADCGVQVSVAPLGLTSEPPGLAGLPQHPPAPGVPRRTAAALPPAAPLPGQRRPGTHGGPPGHLPTRYAGARP; this is translated from the coding sequence GTGTTTGCAGCAGAACGTCGCCAGTTGATCCTAGAAATGGTGCGCGCCAACGGAGCCGTGTCGCTCCGTGAACTGGCCCGCGTCGTCCAGACCTCCGAAGTGACCGTACGTCGAGACGTCCGGGCCCTGGAGGCCGAAGGGCTGCTCGACCGCCGTCACGGCGGCGCCGTGCTCCCCGGAGGCTTCAGCCGGGAGCCCGGCTATCCGCAGAAGACCCACCTGGCCGCCGCCGAGAAGAGCGCCATCGCCGATCTGGCGGCGACGCTCGTCGAGGAGGGCGACGCGGTGGTCATCGGCGCCGGCACCACCACCCAGGAGCTGGCCCGCCGACTCGCCCGGGTCCCGGGCCTGACGGTGGTCACCAACTCCCTCCTGGTCGCCCAGGCGCTCGCGCACGCCAACCGGGTGGAGGTGGTGATGACCGGCGGGACGCTGCGGGGCTCCAACTACGCCCTGGTCGGCAGCGGCGCCGAGCAGTCGCTGCACGGGCTGCGGGTCACCAAGGCCTTCGTCTCCGGCAGCGGGCTGACCGCCGAGCGCGGGCTCTCCACCACCAACATGCTCTCCGCGAGCGTGGACCGGGCTCTGGTGCAGTCGGCCGCCGAGGTCATCGTCCTCGCCGACCACACCAAGCTCGGCGCGGACACCATGTTCCAGACCGTGCCCACCGACGCCATCACCCGGTTGGTGACCGACGAGCACACGGCCGGCCACGACCCGACCGCCCGCGAGCTGGACGCGCTGGCCGACTGCGGGGTGCAGGTCTCGGTGGCCCCGCTCGGGCTGACGTCCGAGCCGCCCGGCCTCGCCGGCCTGCCCCAGCACCCGCCGGCCCCCGGCGTGCCGCGCCGTACGGCCGCCGCGCTGCCGCCCGCCGCCCCGCTGCCCGGTCAGCGCCGCCCGGGCACCCACGGCGGCCCGCCGGGTCACCTGCCGACCCGCTATGCCGGAGCCCGCCCCTGA
- a CDS encoding purine-nucleoside phosphorylase, whose amino-acid sequence MNASPQSAVTADPYAAAQAAAARLRELTGAERHDVALVMGSGWLPAADALGETLAEFPATDLPGFPAPAVAGHSGKIRSVRISGGDSDGKLALIFLGRNHYYEGHGVATVVHGVRTATAAGCKTVVLTNGCGGLREGWVPGQPVLIRDHINLTADSPIVGANFVDLTDLYSPRLRTLCKEVDPSLDEAVYVQFRGPHYETPAEVNMARVIGGELVGMSTTLEAIAAREAGAEVLGISLVTNLAAGMTGEPLNHAEVLEAGKASAERMGALLAKVLERI is encoded by the coding sequence GTGAACGCATCTCCTCAGTCCGCCGTGACCGCCGACCCCTATGCCGCCGCTCAGGCCGCCGCTGCCCGCCTGCGCGAGCTGACCGGTGCCGAGCGCCACGACGTCGCCCTGGTGATGGGCTCCGGCTGGCTGCCCGCCGCCGACGCCCTGGGCGAGACCCTGGCCGAGTTCCCGGCCACCGACCTGCCGGGCTTCCCCGCCCCCGCCGTCGCCGGCCACTCCGGCAAGATCCGCTCGGTGCGGATCTCCGGCGGTGACAGCGACGGCAAGCTCGCGCTGATCTTCCTCGGCCGCAACCACTACTACGAGGGCCACGGCGTGGCCACCGTGGTGCACGGCGTCCGCACCGCCACCGCCGCGGGCTGCAAGACCGTCGTGCTGACCAACGGCTGCGGCGGCCTGCGCGAGGGCTGGGTGCCCGGCCAGCCGGTGCTGATCCGCGATCACATCAACCTGACCGCGGACTCCCCGATCGTCGGCGCCAACTTCGTCGACCTCACCGACCTGTACTCGCCGCGGCTGCGCACGCTCTGCAAGGAGGTGGACCCGAGCCTCGACGAGGCCGTCTACGTCCAGTTCCGCGGCCCGCACTACGAGACCCCGGCCGAGGTCAACATGGCCCGGGTGATCGGCGGCGAGCTGGTCGGCATGTCCACCACGCTGGAGGCGATCGCCGCCCGCGAGGCCGGCGCCGAGGTGCTGGGCATCTCGCTGGTGACCAACCTGGCCGCCGGCATGACCGGCGAGCCGCTCAACCACGCCGAGGTGCTGGAGGCCGGCAAGGCCTCCGCCGAGCGGATGGGCGCGCTGCTCGCGAAGGTCCTCGAACGGATCTGA
- a CDS encoding NAD(P)H-quinone dehydrogenase has translation MVHVTRIVIIGGGPGGYEAALVAAQLGAEVTVVDRDGLGGSAVLTDCVPSKTLIATAEVMTGFDSSHGELGITLACDSPERAISVDLGKVNRRVKRLAIAQSHDITQSVTRAGVTVLRGKGRLGSGGQAADGSREVVVEAADGSTQTLRADAVLISTGAHPRELPDAAPDGERILTWTQVYDLDELPRELIVVGSGVTGAEFAGAYQALGSKVTLVSSRDRVLPGEDPDAAEVLEDVFRRRGMNVMGRTRAEGAKRVGDRVEVTLGDGTVITGTHCLMAVGSIPNTADMGLEEAGVKLNDWGQIQVDRVSRTSAPGVYAAGDCTGVFMLASVAAMQGRIAMYHALGDAVQPLNLKTVSSNVFTDPEIATVGYTAADVSCGKMDAVEVKLPLRGNPRAKMQGIRDGFVKLFCRPGTGIVVGGVVVAPRASELIHSISLAVDNNLTVEQVASAFTVYPSLSGSTAEAARQLHIRKRAENGS, from the coding sequence ATGGTGCACGTGACTCGGATCGTGATCATCGGTGGCGGACCCGGCGGATATGAGGCAGCCCTGGTGGCGGCCCAGCTCGGCGCGGAGGTGACCGTCGTCGACCGCGACGGCCTGGGCGGATCGGCGGTGCTGACCGACTGCGTGCCGTCCAAGACGCTGATCGCGACGGCCGAGGTGATGACCGGCTTCGACAGCTCGCACGGCGAGCTCGGCATCACCCTCGCCTGCGACAGCCCCGAGCGCGCGATCAGCGTCGACCTGGGCAAGGTCAACCGCCGAGTGAAGCGCCTGGCGATCGCGCAGTCCCACGACATCACCCAGTCCGTCACCCGGGCCGGCGTCACCGTGCTGCGCGGCAAGGGCCGGCTCGGCAGTGGCGGCCAGGCCGCGGACGGCTCGCGCGAGGTGGTCGTGGAGGCCGCCGACGGCAGCACCCAGACGCTGCGCGCCGACGCCGTGCTGATCTCCACCGGCGCCCACCCGCGCGAGCTGCCGGACGCCGCGCCGGACGGCGAGCGGATCCTCACCTGGACCCAGGTCTACGACCTCGACGAGCTGCCGCGCGAGCTGATCGTGGTCGGCTCCGGCGTGACCGGCGCCGAGTTCGCCGGCGCGTACCAGGCGCTCGGCTCCAAGGTCACCCTGGTCTCCAGTCGCGACCGGGTGCTGCCCGGCGAGGACCCGGACGCCGCCGAGGTGCTGGAGGACGTCTTCCGCCGCCGCGGCATGAACGTGATGGGCCGTACCCGGGCCGAGGGCGCCAAGAGGGTGGGCGACCGGGTCGAGGTGACGCTGGGCGACGGCACGGTGATCACCGGCACGCACTGCCTGATGGCCGTCGGCTCGATCCCCAACACCGCGGACATGGGTCTGGAGGAGGCCGGGGTCAAGCTCAACGACTGGGGCCAGATCCAGGTCGACCGGGTCTCGCGCACCTCCGCGCCCGGCGTCTACGCGGCCGGCGACTGCACCGGCGTCTTCATGCTCGCCTCGGTCGCCGCCATGCAGGGCCGGATCGCGATGTACCACGCGCTCGGCGACGCGGTGCAGCCGCTCAACCTCAAGACCGTCTCCTCCAATGTCTTCACCGACCCGGAGATCGCCACCGTGGGTTACACCGCGGCGGACGTCTCCTGCGGAAAGATGGACGCCGTCGAGGTCAAGCTGCCGCTGCGGGGCAACCCGCGGGCCAAGATGCAGGGCATCCGGGACGGCTTCGTCAAGCTGTTCTGCCGCCCGGGCACCGGCATCGTGGTCGGCGGTGTGGTGGTCGCGCCGCGCGCGAGCGAGTTGATTCACTCGATCTCGCTCGCCGTGGACAACAACTTGACGGTCGAGCAGGTGGCGAGCGCGTTCACCGTGTACCCCTCGCTGTCCGGTTCCACCGCCGAGGCCGCCCGCCAGCTGCACATTCGCAAGCGTGCCGAGAACGGTTCCTGA
- a CDS encoding gamma-glutamylcyclotransferase, with the protein MSLYAAYATNLDARQMSRRAPHSPLRGTGWLDGWRLTFGGEHLGWEGSLATVVEDEKEQVFVSLYDVAPMDEDGLDRWEGLQLGIYRKVRLRAHTLDGDIPVWTYVLNDYEGGLPAARYLGLIADAAESAGAPHDYVLDLRRRPC; encoded by the coding sequence ATGTCGCTCTACGCCGCGTACGCCACCAATCTCGATGCCCGGCAGATGAGCCGGCGCGCCCCCCACTCGCCGCTGCGCGGCACCGGCTGGCTGGACGGCTGGCGGCTGACCTTCGGCGGCGAACACCTCGGCTGGGAGGGCTCGCTGGCCACCGTGGTCGAGGACGAGAAGGAGCAGGTCTTCGTCTCGCTCTACGACGTGGCGCCGATGGACGAGGACGGCCTGGACCGCTGGGAGGGCCTGCAGCTCGGCATCTACCGCAAGGTCCGGCTGCGCGCGCACACCCTGGACGGCGACATCCCGGTCTGGACGTACGTCCTGAACGACTACGAGGGCGGCCTGCCCGCCGCCCGCTACCTGGGCCTGATCGCGGACGCCGCGGAGAGCGCCGGCGCGCCCCACGACTACGTACTCGACCTGCGGCGACGCCCCTGCTGA
- a CDS encoding PH domain-containing protein → MTESDGTPDPGSAAPAAEPKYADNVFRSTPGMISGVLLLVIAGWLIVDAMISSSGKTPWIALAAAPVFAFPVIAYTLRPAVYTNRDRMLVRNPLRTILVPWAQVEGLRSAYSAELTAGGKRYQLWAVPVSLRQRKKATRTASRAMADDRVVRVARGAIPGAPDPTRAWSDQVVDVLKESVRDNSDRPTAKGEVVVTWCWWVIAPTLAGLVALIAIVAA, encoded by the coding sequence ATGACCGAATCCGACGGCACGCCCGACCCCGGCTCTGCCGCCCCCGCCGCCGAGCCGAAGTACGCAGACAACGTCTTCCGCTCGACCCCCGGCATGATCTCCGGCGTACTGCTGCTCGTGATCGCCGGTTGGCTGATTGTCGACGCCATGATCTCCAGCTCGGGCAAGACGCCCTGGATCGCGCTGGCCGCCGCGCCCGTGTTCGCGTTCCCGGTGATCGCCTACACGCTGCGCCCGGCCGTGTACACCAACCGGGACCGGATGCTGGTCCGCAACCCGCTGCGCACCATCCTCGTCCCGTGGGCGCAGGTCGAGGGCCTGCGTTCGGCCTACTCGGCCGAGCTCACGGCGGGCGGCAAGAGGTACCAGCTCTGGGCCGTCCCGGTCTCGCTTCGCCAGCGCAAGAAGGCCACCCGGACGGCCTCCCGGGCGATGGCCGACGACCGGGTCGTCCGGGTGGCCCGCGGTGCGATCCCCGGCGCCCCCGACCCCACCCGGGCGTGGTCCGACCAGGTGGTCGACGTGCTCAAGGAGTCGGTGCGGGACAACTCCGACCGGCCCACCGCCAAGGGCGAGGTCGTGGTGACCTGGTGCTGGTGGGTGATCGCGCCGACGCTGGCCGGCCTGGTGGCGCTGATCGCCATCGTCGCCGCCTGA
- a CDS encoding phospho-sugar mutase: MAQASTPDLITRAQQWLAEDPDPQTRAELAALLAGPDEAALAERFADRLQFGTAGLRGELGAGPMRMNRSVVIRAAAGLAAYVRAAGEGDLVVVGYDARHKSYDFARDTAAVMVGAGLRAALLPHPLPTPVLAFAIRHLGAAAGVMVTASHNPPQDNGYKVYLGDGSQIVPPADAQIAAEIDAVASLADVPLAAEGWQVLDQQVVDAYLARALTVVDPAGPRDLDVVYTPLHGVGRDVLVAAFARAGFPAPTVVAEQAEPDPDFPTVAFPNPEEPGAMDLAFATAAAVGPDLVIANDPDADRCAVAVPDASSPVGWRMLRGDEVGALLGAALVAQGAKGTFATTIVSSTLLGRIAAAAGLPYGETLTGFKWISRAEGLRYGYEEALGYCVDPDGVRDKDGVTAALVIAELAADLKRSGRTLTDLLDELALAHGLHATDQLSARVEDLSLIADAMARLREQPPTVLAGLRVDRADDLATGSPELPPTDGLRYYLSGEAVRAARIVVRPSGTEPKIKCYLEVVLPVASAADLAPARTRAAELLAAIKRDLAVAAGI, translated from the coding sequence ATGGCTCAGGCAAGCACCCCCGACCTCATCACCCGGGCGCAGCAGTGGCTGGCCGAGGACCCCGACCCGCAGACCCGCGCCGAGCTGGCCGCCCTGCTGGCCGGACCGGACGAGGCCGCGCTGGCCGAGCGCTTCGCCGACCGGCTGCAGTTCGGCACCGCGGGGCTGCGCGGCGAGCTGGGCGCGGGACCGATGCGGATGAACCGCTCGGTGGTGATCCGGGCCGCCGCCGGCCTGGCCGCGTACGTGCGCGCCGCCGGTGAGGGCGATCTGGTGGTGGTCGGCTACGACGCCCGGCACAAGTCGTACGACTTCGCCCGCGACACCGCCGCCGTGATGGTCGGCGCCGGCCTGCGCGCCGCGCTGCTGCCGCACCCGCTGCCCACGCCCGTGCTGGCCTTCGCGATCCGCCACCTGGGCGCCGCGGCCGGCGTGATGGTGACCGCCAGCCACAACCCGCCGCAGGACAACGGCTACAAGGTCTACCTCGGCGACGGCTCGCAGATCGTGCCGCCCGCGGACGCACAGATCGCCGCCGAGATCGACGCGGTGGCCTCGCTGGCCGACGTCCCGCTGGCCGCCGAGGGCTGGCAGGTGCTCGACCAGCAGGTGGTGGACGCCTATCTGGCGCGCGCGCTGACCGTCGTCGACCCGGCCGGTCCGCGCGACCTCGACGTGGTCTACACCCCGCTGCACGGGGTCGGCCGGGACGTCCTGGTCGCCGCGTTCGCGCGGGCCGGCTTCCCGGCACCGACCGTGGTCGCCGAACAGGCCGAGCCGGACCCGGACTTCCCCACCGTGGCCTTCCCCAACCCGGAGGAGCCCGGCGCGATGGACCTGGCCTTCGCCACCGCCGCGGCCGTCGGCCCGGACCTGGTGATCGCCAACGACCCGGACGCCGACCGCTGCGCGGTGGCCGTGCCCGACGCGTCGTCCCCCGTCGGGTGGCGGATGCTGCGCGGCGACGAGGTCGGCGCGCTGCTGGGCGCCGCACTGGTCGCGCAGGGCGCCAAGGGCACCTTCGCCACCACCATCGTCTCCTCCACCCTGCTCGGCCGGATCGCCGCCGCGGCCGGCCTGCCGTACGGCGAGACGCTGACCGGCTTCAAGTGGATCTCCCGCGCCGAGGGCCTGCGCTACGGCTACGAGGAGGCGCTCGGCTACTGCGTCGACCCGGACGGCGTGCGCGACAAGGACGGCGTCACCGCCGCCCTGGTGATCGCCGAACTGGCCGCCGACCTCAAGCGGTCCGGCCGCACCCTGACCGACCTGCTGGACGAGCTGGCGCTGGCGCACGGCCTGCACGCCACCGACCAGCTCTCGGCCCGGGTCGAGGACCTCTCGCTGATCGCGGACGCCATGGCCCGCCTGCGTGAGCAGCCGCCGACCGTCCTGGCCGGCCTGCGCGTGGACCGCGCGGACGACCTGGCGACCGGCTCGCCCGAGCTGCCGCCCACCGACGGCCTGCGCTACTACCTCAGCGGCGAGGCGGTGCGTGCGGCCCGGATCGTGGTGCGCCCGTCCGGGACCGAGCCGAAGATCAAGTGCTACCTGGAGGTCGTCCTCCCGGTGGCGTCGGCCGCCGACCTCGCCCCGGCCCGCACGCGGGCCGCCGAGCTGCTCGCCGCGATCAAGCGGGATCTCGCGGTGGCGGCCGGCATCTGA